One genomic region from Arthrobacter pigmenti encodes:
- a CDS encoding dihydrolipoyl dehydrogenase family protein, whose translation MWDLVVIGGGTAGIVGSQTAAALGAKVLLIEEERTGGDCLYTGCVPSKALISAASVAAEARAGSALGIHAETRVDFPRVMDHVRAAIRHIEPVDSPDALRKAGVTVRKGHATLDSEGAVSCDGEKLPSRNVLIATGSSPRIPDVPGIERVQVLTNDNVWELGELPERLAVLGGGPVGCELAQAFARLGSEVTLIHSGDRLLPREDPDASAIVRSSLETDGVTVLTRSRAASIEPGGAGGTLTTTDGRTIPFTHLLVGTGRVARTAWLDGSAMALDDRGSIITDKHLRTNLPNVWAAGDVTANPRFTHTAGVHASIAATNAVVGPFRTLPSHNPRVTFTDPEVAAVGNLAGARSQTIPHTHVDRAVAQGRMEGFTRVVLDRRGRVVGGTVVGPRAGETLGEISLAVKLKTSASALTSVTHAYPTYNDGLWNAAIAETSATLRKPVVRRIMRLAAKIRTRFRAPGR comes from the coding sequence ATGTGGGATCTGGTCGTGATTGGCGGCGGGACAGCAGGCATCGTCGGTTCACAAACGGCAGCAGCGCTCGGCGCGAAGGTGCTCCTGATTGAGGAGGAGCGGACCGGAGGCGACTGCCTCTATACCGGCTGCGTGCCCTCCAAGGCGCTGATCTCCGCAGCGTCGGTCGCAGCGGAGGCAAGGGCCGGTAGCGCGTTGGGCATCCACGCCGAGACGCGCGTTGACTTCCCGCGGGTGATGGACCACGTGCGCGCTGCGATTCGCCACATCGAGCCGGTCGATTCACCGGATGCGCTCCGGAAAGCAGGGGTTACGGTGCGCAAGGGCCACGCAACTCTGGACTCGGAAGGCGCGGTCTCCTGCGACGGTGAGAAGCTGCCGTCCCGCAACGTCCTGATCGCTACCGGCTCCTCACCCCGGATTCCGGATGTCCCGGGTATTGAGCGCGTGCAGGTGCTGACCAATGACAACGTCTGGGAACTGGGCGAGCTGCCCGAACGACTCGCTGTCCTCGGCGGCGGTCCGGTTGGCTGTGAACTGGCCCAGGCCTTCGCGCGGCTCGGTTCCGAGGTAACCCTGATCCACTCGGGCGACCGGCTGCTGCCGCGCGAGGACCCGGATGCGTCCGCCATCGTGCGCAGCTCCCTTGAAACCGACGGCGTAACCGTGCTTACTCGCAGCCGGGCTGCCTCTATCGAACCGGGCGGTGCAGGAGGAACACTTACGACGACGGACGGTCGGACGATTCCCTTCACCCACCTCCTGGTCGGGACCGGACGGGTTGCACGTACCGCGTGGCTCGATGGCTCCGCTATGGCGCTGGATGATCGCGGCAGCATCATCACCGACAAGCACCTTCGGACGAACCTGCCGAACGTGTGGGCGGCGGGCGACGTCACCGCGAATCCGCGCTTCACCCACACCGCGGGCGTCCATGCGAGTATCGCGGCAACCAACGCCGTCGTCGGGCCGTTCCGCACTCTCCCATCACACAATCCGAGGGTGACCTTCACCGACCCGGAGGTTGCCGCCGTCGGGAATCTTGCGGGAGCACGCTCGCAAACTATCCCGCACACGCATGTGGACCGCGCGGTTGCGCAGGGCCGGATGGAAGGCTTCACGCGGGTTGTGCTCGACCGGCGCGGCCGGGTTGTCGGGGGCACCGTCGTCGGGCCGCGTGCCGGTGAGACGCTCGGCGAGATCAGCCTTGCGGTGAAACTGAAGACGTCGGCCTCGGCGCTGACTTCGGTGACTCACGCATATCCCACCTATAACGACGGCCTCTGGAACGCCGCGATTGCCGAGACGAGCGCCACCCTGCGGAAGCCCGTTGTGCGGCGGATCATGCGACTGGCGGCGAAGATCCGGACGAGGTTCAGAGCACCGGGTCGGTGA
- a CDS encoding phosphotransferase, with protein MTVPAQHPVQLWASAAWRSQIQMWITQVLETFNIAQTGPLSDPRIRFWSAQVTVPTDHGKMWFKENNPGQFQEASIVAALAEIAPDHVVSPLAIEPTRGWMISPDHGATLASLDSTDYALWARVVTDFAALQQQVAPHGKKLADAGLALMEPKIAGNFVSNQLLLHTGLPPEHPLHLDAESADRIYAAVPRIEAAAAQLNALGVPLSLDHNDLHANNAFIPGASTDPLRFFDFGDSYWAHPFSSLYVPVGAMLESWNVPADDPRIRRVIASYLQRWTGYAPLTELREALEPALQLGRLNRYGSWLRLLIHADDASMEEYGPHALHCLRTITDPVL; from the coding sequence GTGACCGTTCCCGCACAGCACCCCGTCCAGCTGTGGGCCAGCGCTGCCTGGCGGTCGCAGATCCAGATGTGGATCACGCAGGTGCTCGAAACGTTCAATATCGCGCAGACCGGGCCCCTGAGTGATCCGCGCATCCGGTTCTGGTCTGCGCAGGTCACCGTCCCGACCGATCACGGCAAGATGTGGTTCAAGGAGAACAATCCGGGTCAGTTCCAGGAGGCCTCGATCGTGGCGGCGCTCGCCGAGATCGCGCCCGATCACGTGGTTTCACCGCTGGCGATCGAACCCACGAGAGGGTGGATGATCTCCCCCGACCACGGTGCAACGCTCGCCTCGCTGGACTCGACGGACTATGCGCTATGGGCACGCGTCGTCACGGATTTCGCCGCGCTTCAACAGCAGGTGGCACCGCACGGGAAGAAGTTGGCGGACGCCGGGCTTGCCTTGATGGAGCCCAAGATCGCAGGGAACTTCGTCAGCAATCAACTCCTCCTGCACACCGGCTTGCCCCCGGAGCACCCCTTGCACCTCGACGCCGAATCAGCGGACCGGATCTACGCCGCTGTTCCGCGCATCGAAGCGGCGGCCGCACAGCTCAACGCACTCGGTGTTCCACTCTCACTGGACCACAATGACCTGCACGCCAACAACGCGTTCATCCCCGGCGCCAGCACGGACCCGCTACGGTTCTTCGACTTCGGCGACTCCTACTGGGCGCACCCGTTCAGTTCGCTCTACGTGCCGGTGGGCGCCATGCTGGAGAGCTGGAACGTCCCGGCCGATGACCCACGGATTCGACGCGTCATCGCTTCCTACCTGCAGCGTTGGACCGGCTACGCGCCGCTGACGGAGCTTCGGGAGGCGCTCGAGCCCGCGCTGCAATTGGGCCGGCTGAACCGTTACGGGTCCTGGTTGCGCCTGTTGATTCACGCCGACGACGCCTCCATGGAAGAGTACGGCCCGCACGCCCTGCACTGCCTGCGGACCATCACCGACCCGGTGCTCTGA
- a CDS encoding aspartate/glutamate racemase family protein, with protein sequence MLRIGLLGGMSWESSAEYYRLINELVKDRLGGLHSADCLLRSVDFAAIEELQARGRWEEAGRVLASAAADLEAGGAELLVLCTNTMHKVAQAIDAAVDIPFINLIDVTARAVRSTGTTTVGLLGTAFTMEQDFYRNGLAAHGLTVLTPGPDDRAVVHRVIYEELCRGIVADASRREYQRIIRDLQNRGAEGVILGCTEIELLVSQADADLPLFPTTALHARAAVDAALAG encoded by the coding sequence ATGTTGCGAATCGGTCTGCTCGGCGGCATGAGCTGGGAAAGCAGTGCGGAGTACTACCGCCTGATCAACGAACTGGTGAAGGATCGACTCGGCGGCCTCCACTCAGCAGACTGCCTCCTGCGCTCCGTGGACTTCGCCGCCATCGAGGAACTGCAGGCGCGGGGCCGCTGGGAAGAGGCCGGGCGCGTCCTGGCATCCGCGGCCGCTGACCTGGAGGCAGGCGGGGCTGAGCTGCTGGTGCTGTGCACCAACACCATGCACAAGGTGGCGCAGGCAATCGACGCGGCCGTAGACATCCCGTTCATCAATCTGATCGACGTCACGGCGCGGGCCGTGCGGTCCACCGGCACGACGACGGTCGGCTTGCTCGGCACGGCGTTCACCATGGAGCAGGACTTCTACCGCAACGGGCTCGCGGCGCACGGACTTACAGTGCTGACGCCGGGCCCGGACGACCGCGCCGTGGTTCACCGCGTGATCTATGAAGAGCTCTGCCGGGGAATCGTCGCGGATGCCTCGCGCCGCGAGTACCAGCGCATCATCAGGGACCTTCAGAATCGCGGCGCGGAGGGCGTGATCCTCGGCTGCACCGAGATTGAGCTCCTCGTATCCCAAGCCGACGCCGACCTGCCGCTTTTCCCGACCACGGCCCTGCATGCCCGGGCGGCCGTGGACGCGGCGCTCGCAGGGTGA
- a CDS encoding carbohydrate ABC transporter permease, with product MITHEDRSVTKKNRPVAVVIGVALILMALLQLLPFYVTLTTALKDRTDLSSQWILPFNNLFFENFAIAIESGNILQSIGNSALITLVSTALTCLIGALAAYPLARRRTAFNKAVMFLIVGLIMIPPLSILVPLYTLLSDLGALNTYWGAILVMIASHLPLSVFLYAAFMRTIPLSLEEAATIDGAGILQVFFRVVFPLLKPVTATVAILTGVGIWNEYALSVFILREPEMQTIAPSIAAFFSAQSNNFGAAAAASLMAVLPVLVAYLFLQKWFMKGMVAGSDR from the coding sequence ATGATCACCCACGAAGACCGGAGCGTCACCAAAAAGAACCGGCCAGTCGCCGTCGTCATCGGCGTTGCGCTGATCCTTATGGCGTTGCTGCAATTACTTCCCTTCTACGTCACCTTGACCACGGCTTTGAAGGACCGAACTGACCTCAGTTCGCAGTGGATCCTCCCCTTCAACAACCTGTTCTTTGAGAACTTCGCCATCGCGATCGAGTCCGGGAACATTCTTCAATCGATCGGCAACAGCGCGCTGATCACACTGGTTTCGACGGCGCTGACCTGCCTGATCGGTGCGCTCGCGGCCTATCCCCTTGCCCGCAGGCGCACAGCATTCAACAAGGCGGTCATGTTTCTGATTGTTGGGCTCATCATGATTCCGCCGCTCAGTATCCTGGTGCCCCTGTACACATTGCTTAGTGACCTGGGTGCACTGAACACCTACTGGGGTGCGATCCTGGTGATGATCGCCTCGCATCTGCCGCTGAGCGTGTTCCTGTACGCCGCGTTCATGCGCACCATCCCGCTTTCGCTCGAGGAAGCGGCCACGATCGACGGCGCGGGCATCCTCCAGGTGTTCTTCCGAGTAGTTTTCCCTCTGCTCAAACCCGTCACGGCAACGGTGGCGATCCTCACGGGCGTGGGGATCTGGAACGAGTACGCGCTCTCGGTGTTCATCCTGCGAGAGCCCGAGATGCAGACGATTGCGCCCTCCATCGCTGCGTTCTTCTCAGCACAGTCGAACAACTTCGGTGCAGCAGCTGCAGCCTCCCTCATGGCCGTGCTACCTGTGCTGGTGGCATACCTCTTCCTTCAGAAATGGTTCATGAAGGGCATGGTCGCAGGTTCGGATCGTTAG
- a CDS encoding carbohydrate ABC transporter permease, whose translation MTELLSGTAKAAPSTRQSPPQGLHRRKKPFKGAAVNFLYLPAVILMAAFTVYPLIAGIGISFTNWNGYSAARDIVGIENYLRLVEDEIFRTALLNTFIYGVGSTVIQQILGLAIAVALDRKMRGRSAARAIIYLPVLVSPVIMGTMYYLLFQYNNGAFNDIVVGLGGERVAWLSDANTSIFIIVAVNSLQFVGISMIIYLAGLQSIPGMYYEASTLDGATKAQQFMHITVPLLQPAFATSIVLNLIGGLKLFDVIQVMTGGGPGYATQSVSTLIGKTYFDNQSAGYSAAMGVVLFLIIVVFTLILNTLLNRRRLEA comes from the coding sequence ATGACTGAACTACTATCGGGAACCGCCAAGGCCGCTCCCAGCACCCGACAGTCACCGCCACAGGGACTGCACCGTCGGAAGAAGCCCTTCAAGGGCGCTGCCGTCAACTTCCTCTATCTGCCGGCAGTCATCCTCATGGCTGCGTTCACCGTGTATCCGCTCATCGCCGGCATCGGGATCTCCTTCACCAACTGGAACGGCTACAGCGCCGCCCGGGATATCGTTGGCATCGAGAACTACCTGCGGCTGGTCGAGGACGAAATCTTCCGCACGGCGCTCCTCAACACCTTCATCTACGGTGTAGGCAGCACGGTGATCCAGCAGATCCTTGGACTTGCGATCGCCGTCGCGCTGGATCGGAAGATGCGTGGACGCAGCGCGGCGAGAGCTATCATCTACCTGCCGGTCCTCGTATCCCCCGTGATCATGGGCACCATGTACTACCTGCTGTTCCAGTACAACAACGGTGCATTCAATGACATCGTGGTGGGACTGGGCGGCGAACGCGTGGCTTGGCTCAGCGACGCGAACACCTCCATCTTCATCATCGTCGCGGTGAACTCGCTGCAGTTCGTCGGTATCTCGATGATCATCTACCTGGCGGGGCTGCAGTCCATCCCCGGGATGTACTACGAGGCATCAACCCTGGACGGCGCCACCAAGGCGCAGCAGTTCATGCACATCACGGTTCCGCTTCTGCAGCCTGCCTTCGCCACGAGCATCGTTCTGAACCTCATTGGCGGTTTGAAACTGTTCGACGTCATCCAGGTGATGACCGGGGGAGGTCCGGGGTACGCCACGCAATCGGTATCCACCCTGATTGGCAAAACCTACTTCGACAACCAAAGCGCCGGGTACTCGGCAGCAATGGGCGTGGTGCTATTCCTCATCATCGTTGTGTTCACGCTCATCCTGAACACTCTGCTCAACCGTCGCCGACTGGAGGCCTGA